From Hoplias malabaricus isolate fHopMal1 chromosome 11, fHopMal1.hap1, whole genome shotgun sequence, a single genomic window includes:
- the uacaa gene encoding uveal autoantigen with coiled-coil domains and ankyrin repeats: MALLSGVLLNERRAGLRRMTALILACEHPCHEVAEVLLKNKADVTAVDLYGHDPFHYARLSGDQALITMVKQALETANKAQEAARAAQKIQQQRLMNTEAQAQMRKLPAQASVKGPPSGINWSNTGVMKQERVPPPQHPREHVSRSADGRDDSYSHMESAQVRHLGPHSAPPASVGLPPRPVEIIVSEAEAMRREMWEVRRRQEVAEGEVMRLDAALALRAREYDELRRSSERALQEAHGRAWELEEALGEVQRRMAGSEARVRQMQAHLVAVRENLVEELRVQLHEARSQREEAGAELERAQGELSRCRKEVEEHRKQQGMLLQEVHRFNEELRSKDELTKALKASLASLEARRTQMTCKNLQTPSEWQTLSQKSTMTDLTSEDLQQAMDKTNYISKDEHMNLLKASLSAAETKRKEMPSKNIQTSYEWQPKSPKSTMTDLTSETLQKEMDKKDYIRIEEHNAMSNSLSAKLKQAEAQAQDTLLRQQRAEKENQRLLAELQEQKAELDTLQGALQARFVPVALLEEKEMELAQLRLTLKEMEESKNMCQTFLKAQVQQGAAENPGTAPSQKETLSKQVSQDRKDGAISGNLTENMKTTIKPSGSISPGASEEQKKDMKIAVEAESQREPESSSSAHCSPCGLAQSDSNTLQAHINSLQQQLEDSEKRYKQALAMYRTRLLNAAQGYMDEEARLALLQIAQMRQECVY; encoded by the exons ATGGCGTTGTTGTCTGGTGTGCTCCTGAATGAGAGAAGAGCAGGACTGCGGAGGAT GACTGCGCTAATCCTGGCTTGTGAGCACCCTTGTCATGAAGTAGCTGAGGTCTTGCTGAAGAATAAGGCAGACGTTACTGCTGTGGACCTCTACGGCCATGACCCTTTCCACTACGCCCGTCTGAGTGGTGACCAGGCCCTAATCACAATGGTCAAACAAGCCTTGGAGACGGCCAACAAAG CTCAGGAGGCTGCAAGAGCTGCACAGAAAATTCAGCAGCAG AGGTTAATGAATACTGAAGCTCAAGCTCAGATGAGGAAGCTGCCTGCACAA GCTTCGGTCAAAGGCCCACCCTCTGGAATCAACTGGTCCAACACTGGAGTTATGAAGCAGGAGAGAGTTCCTCCTCCACAGCATCCT AGGGAGCACGTCAGCCGCTCTGCAGATG GAAGAGATGACTCATATAGTCATATGGAATCTGCACAG GTTCGACACCTTGGCCCTCACTCAGCGCCACCAGCCTCAGTGGGATTACCTCCCCGACCAGTGGAGATAATTGTTAGCGAGGCAGAGGCTATGAGGCGGGAGATGTGGGAGGTGAGGCGGAGACAGGAGGTAGCTGAGGGGGAGGTGATGAGGCTGGACGCTGCGTTGGCCTTGAGGGCTCGGGAGTATGACGAGCTGAGGAGGAGTAGTGAGCGAGCTTTGCAGGAGGCTCATGGACGAGCCTGGGAGCTGGAGGAGGCACTTGGGGAGGTCCAGCGTAGGATGGCTGGCTCAGAAGCAAGGGTCCGGCAGATGCAGGCCCATCTGGTGGCTGTACGTGAGAACTTAGTGGAGGAACTGAGAGTACAGCTGCACGAGGCTCGATCCCAGAGGGAAGAGGCCGGAGCTGAGCTGGAACGAGCTCAAGGGGAGCTTAGCCGGTGCCGGAAGGAGGtggaagaacacagaaaacagcaGGGAATGCTTCTGCAGGAGGTACACAGATTCAATGAGGAACTGCGGAGCAAAGATGAGCTCACAAAAGCCCTCAAGGCTAGCCTGGCATCCTTGGAGGCAAGAAGAACTCAGATGACTTGCAAGAACTTACAGACCCCCTCAGAATGGCAGACTCTATCGCAGAAGAGCACTATGACAGACCTCACCAGCGAGGATCTTCAGCAAGCAATGGACAAGACCAACTACATCAGCAAGGATGAGCACATGAACCTGCTGAAGGCTAGCCTGTCTGCTGCAGAGACTAAGAGAAAAGAAATGCCATCCAAGAACATCCAAACCTCATATGAGTGGCAGCCAAAATCTCCAAAGTCCACCATGACTGACCTCACAAGTGAAACTCTTCAAAAGGAGATGGATAAGAAGGATTACATCCGCATAGAGGAACACAATGCCATGAGCAACTCTCTCAGTGCTAAGCTAAAGCAAGCAGAAGCTCAGGCTCAAGACACTCTGCTGAGACAGCAACGAGCCGAGAAGGAGAACCAGAGACTTCTTGCAGAGCTTCAGGAACAGAAAGCTGAGCTGGACACGCTGCAAGGAGCCCTACAGGCCAGGTTTGTGCCTGTGGCCCTGCTggaggagaaagagatggagttGGCCCAGCTCAGGCTCACTCTGAAAGAGATGGAGGAGAGCAAGAACATGTGCCAAACCTTTCTGAAGGCTCAGGTGCAACAGGGGGCAGCCGAAAATCCAGGCACTGCTCCATCTCAGAAAGAGACTCTGTCTAAGCAGGTATCTCAGGACAGAAAGGATGGAGCAATTAGTGGAAACCTGACAGAGAATATGAAGACAACTATAAAACCCTCCGGGAGCATATCTCCAGGTGCTTCGGAAGAACAAAAGAAG GATATGAAGATTGCGGTTGAGGCAGAGAGCCAGAGGGAACCTGAGAGCAGCTCATCAGCCCACTGTAGCCCCTGTGGACTGGCACAGTCAGACAGCAACACCCTGCAGGCACACATTAACAGCCTGCAGCAGCAGCTAGAG GACTCTGAAAAGCGCTATAAACAAGCTCTTGCCATGTACCGCACACGTCTCCTGAACGCAGCACAG GGCTACATGGATGAGGAGGCCAGACTGGCACTGCTTCAGATTGCCCAGATGAGacaggagtgtgtgtattga